TGTAGCGCTGGCGGGTGCCGAAGGCGTAGAGGTCGTTGCGGAAGACCACGTCCCCGGTGGCCGGGTCGGTCTGGGCGGTGAGCTCCAGCTCGGTGCGGCGCTGGAAGACGAGCGGCTTAAGCGGCTCGGTCGTCTGCAACAGATACCAGGCGGTCTGGCTGGTGAGGTAGGGGTTGAGCGCCACTTCGAAGAGACCGGCCAGGGGGTTGTTCTCCGGGTCGCCCCCCGAGTAGTGGGGGTGCTGGGTCAGCTCCAGGGCGGTGAAGTAGAGCGCGGGCGGGACCATGAGGGTGGTGTTCTCCCTGGAAACCACGTTGCCCCAGGGGGCGCCGTCGGAGCGTCGCATTCCCATCAGCGCCGAGAAGCCGCCCCGCAGCGAATCCGCGTCCAGAAAGGCGTCGGTGTAGTTGCCGAAGGTGTCGCCCGAGTCCAGGGGGTGGGAGCCGAAGAAGAAAGGCTCGCCGTCGTAGCAGGCGTCGGTGAAGCCGGCCTCGAGCACGTCGGTGACGAGGCGTGCCTGGTGCTCAGTGGCGCGCTGGGCCGCGGCGGTGATGGCCAGGCCGATCTGGCCCGACTGGTCGTCCTCCACGGCGGAGCGTTCCAGGTAAAAGCCGAACTCCCAGGTCTTGTTGCGGATGGAGTAGCGCTCGGCCACGCCCTGGTTGATCACCCGGTCGCCGACCCACTCCCGCACGTCGCCCAAAAGGCGCAGCCAGTCGTAGTACTCCTCGGCGGCCCCCGACGCGACCTCGGTGGTGTAGCGCTTCCAGCCGGTGTCCCGGAGCTCGTGGTAGGCGCGGAAAAATTCGGTGCGCACGACCCCCTCGAGCATCTTCGGGGAGAGGTCGCTGGCGGTGGTGAAGGGCATCGGATCCTCCTTTTAAAGGGTTAGGCCGGGGCGCAGTCGCCGGCGTCGAAGCGGAAACGGACGTGGCCGGAATCGGTCACGGCCACGATGAGCCCGGCGTAGACCTCGTTGACGGTGGAGAGCGCCACGGTCTCGTCGTCGGAGCAGAAGGCGCTGGCGCCCACATCTCCGGCGGCGGCGCCGGACTTGGCGATCACGATGGAGCCCTGGGTCACCACGACGACCTCGGTGTCGCCGTTGGAGCCCGAGGAGTTGTCGCCTGAATCCCGGGCCACGCCCACGAAGCGCAGGCCCGCGGTGTCGGCGGCGGGGACGAGGTAGCCGCTCGCGTCGAGGCAGACCAGCGCACCCTTGTAGATCGTCGTCTGCGCGGCGACGGGGAAGGGGAGCTGCCAGCCCGCGGCGAAGCGCTCGTCGTAACGGTTGGCTGTCAGAGCCATGGGAACCTCCAGGTTACCGGTAATCGGGTTTATTCGTTCGAGTTGGGGCCGACCGACCGGCCGGCCCGCGGACGGTTCCCCTCTCCCTTCTAGGGAGAGGCGCGCCTACGGGTTAGGGTGAGGGTCGGTGTTAATAAAAGGGCGGGGTACGGATCCCCCCGCCCTACGTCCAATGTGAAAATGTCTAGGGCGGCCCCTCTGCGGGCCGCCGCGGCGGGGACTAAAGTCCCCGCCCTACATTTAGGCGCACGGCGGTTGGATGGAATCGCGGGCGGGTGTAGACATCCGCCCCTACGTCAAAACCGCCGAACCAACCCGTATGGGCCGACATTCAGGTTGACCCGCGACCTCCCTCTCGCATCAGGGGAGGATTTACGGGTGAGGAATTCCGGCGCAGAGCGAAGCTATCCACTTTGTCCGGCGGTGTTCTCCAGGTAGTAGGCCAGGGCGGCGGGCTCCAGGCCGAATCGCTTTGCCACGGCCTCCAACTCGGGGTCGGCCCCCTCGCGTCGCGCGGAAACGGTCAGGGCGCCGGGCCTCACCCGCGGTCGGTCGTAGCTGGCCAGAAGCCGCTCCCGGTCGTCGTCGCCGGGAAGGCCAGCGGCGAGCTCCAGCACGTCGCCGCGCCGGTCCGGGGCGAGGTGCCCGCGGGCGACGAGCCCGTCCACCCTCTCCTCCAGCCGCCGGAGACGCTCAGCGTCCAGGTAGCTGGAAAGCTCGTGGTTCTTCCTACGACTGGCTGCCAGCTCCACCGCCAGCTCCCGCACACCGGTGAGGGTGACGAAGGGCTCCTGGCGCCGGATGTGCGGCTCGGTGACCAGGCTCACCTCGAGAATGGCGTCCTCCCAGTAGTTGCCGGAATCGTCGGCCAGGGGCCCCAGGGCCAGGGAGGTGTGGCGGATGGTCCCGCCCTCGATGAGCCCGGCCACCTCGGGCCGGGTGATGACCAGGATGGCGTAGAGCCGCTCTCCGTCGTCGGAGAGCTCCAGGTCCTCCACCCATCCGGCGTTGTCCGTGGGCTCGGAGCCGTGGTTCAGGGGGAC
The bacterium DNA segment above includes these coding regions:
- a CDS encoding Mu-like prophage major head subunit gpT family protein — translated: MPFTTASDLSPKMLEGVVRTEFFRAYHELRDTGWKRYTTEVASGAAEEYYDWLRLLGDVREWVGDRVINQGVAERYSIRNKTWEFGFYLERSAVEDDQSGQIGLAITAAAQRATEHQARLVTDVLEAGFTDACYDGEPFFFGSHPLDSGDTFGNYTDAFLDADSLRGGFSALMGMRRSDGAPWGNVVSRENTTLMVPPALYFTALELTQHPHYSGGDPENNPLAGLFEVALNPYLTSQTAWYLLQTTEPLKPLVFQRRTELELTAQTDPATGDVVFRNDLYAFGTRQRY